The Metabacillus sediminilitoris genome window below encodes:
- a CDS encoding DedA family protein, with protein MEIVERLFAQYGYLVLLIGLPIELIAFPIPPGNSTLAYTGYLSYKNVLDLLPALAAAYSGTVLGITITYWIGKKIGMPLIEKYGKWLFLKPEYLKKTRKTYEKYGNKMLLFGFFLPGVRQFNGYFAGIILVPYRTFAVYSYTGAALWVSIFIGIGYVFGNQWQLVFTWIEHFLKFFLIILCCMIAIFLLLKWRSRLKKCIHKGESE; from the coding sequence ATGGAAATCGTTGAACGTTTGTTTGCTCAATATGGATATTTAGTGTTGTTGATCGGTCTTCCCATTGAATTAATTGCTTTTCCGATACCACCTGGAAATTCGACACTTGCATACACCGGATATTTATCCTACAAAAATGTTCTCGATCTTCTACCAGCTCTAGCTGCGGCTTATTCTGGAACAGTGCTAGGTATAACGATTACATATTGGATCGGAAAAAAAATAGGCATGCCACTAATCGAGAAATACGGTAAATGGCTGTTTTTGAAACCAGAATATTTGAAGAAAACAAGAAAAACTTATGAAAAATATGGGAACAAAATGCTTCTTTTTGGTTTCTTCTTGCCCGGTGTGAGACAGTTTAACGGCTACTTTGCGGGCATCATTCTTGTTCCATATCGGACCTTTGCAGTTTACTCCTATACAGGGGCAGCCTTATGGGTATCTATATTTATAGGGATCGGTTATGTGTTCGGTAATCAATGGCAGCTTGTCTTTACTTGGATAGAACATTTTTTGAAGTTTTTCTTAATCATCTTGTGTTGTATGATAGCTATTTTTCTCCTTTTGAAATGGCGCAGTCGGTTGAAAAAGTGCATACACAAAGGGGAATCGGAGTAA